The segment GATTTCCCTTGCGGGAAATTCCTTACTTGGCCTTCTCGAGGATCTCGATGACGCGCCAGTGCTTCGTGGCGGACAGCTTCCGGGTCTCCATCAGGAGGACGCGGTCGCCGATGCCGGCAGCGTTCTGCTCGTCATGAGCCTTGAGCTTGTTCGTACGGCGGATGACCTTGCCGTACAGCGCGTGCTTGACGCGGTCCTCGACAGCGACGACGACGGTCTTGTCCATCTTGTCGCTGACGACCAGGCCCTCGCGGACCTTGCGAGCGTTGCGCTCGGTCTTCTCAGTCACGTTGCTCTCGCTCATCAGGCGTTCTCCACCGTCTCGATGCCCAGCTCGCGCTCACGCATCAGGGTGTAGATCCGGGCGATGTCCTTACGGACGGACTTGAGCCGGCCGTGGTTCTCGAGCTGACCCGTCGCCGCCTGGAAGCGGAGGTTGAACAGCTCTTCCTTGGCCTCGCGGAGCTTGTTGAGAAGCTCCTCGTTGCCCAGCTCGCGCAGCTCGGACGCCTTGGTACCGGCCGACATCACAGCTCACCTGCTTCGCGCTTAACGATCTTGCACTTCATCGGCAGCTTGTGGGCCGCACGGGTCAGGGCCTCGCGCGCGATCTTCTCGTTCGGGTAGGACAGTTCGAACATCACCCGACCCGGCTTGACGTTCGCGATCCACCACTCCGGAGAACCCTTACCGGAACCCATGCGGGTCTCGGCAGGCTTCTTCGTCAGGGGGCGGTCCGGGTAGATGTTGATCCAGACCTTGCCGCCACGCTTGATGTGGCGGGTCATCGCGATACGAGCAGCCTCGATCTGGCGGTTCGTCACGTACGCCGGCGTGAGGGCCTGAATGCCGTACTCGCCGAACGCAACCTGCGTACCACCCTTGCTCATACCCGAGCGCTTGGGGTGGTGCTGCTTGCGGTGCTTGACCCTACGGGGGATCAGCATTTCGGTCAGGCCTCCGTTCCGGTGCTCTCAGCCGGAGCGGCAGCGGCGGCGGGAGCGTCGGCCTTGGGGGCCTCGGCAGCCGGCGCGGACTGCTGCTGCGGCTTGCGGCCGCGGCCGCCACGCTCGCCACCGCGGCCACCACGGCCGGCCGGGCGGTCGCCAGCGCCGGCGCCACGGGCCGGGCGGTTACCCGCACGGGCCGCAGCGTTCTCGGCGCGGACCTCGGCGATGTTCTTGACGTCGCCCTTGTAGATCCAGACCTTGACGCCAATGCGACCGAAGGTCGTCTTGGCCTCGAAGAAGCCGTAGTCCACGTTCGCGCGGAGCGTGTGCAGCGGCACACGACCCTCGCGGTAGAACTCCGAGCGGGACATCTCGGCGCCGCCGAGACGACCGCCACACTGGATCTTGATGCCCTTGGCGCCGGCCTTCATCGTGCCCTGCATGCTCTTACGCATGGCGCGACGGAAGGAGACGCGGGAGGAGAGCTGCTCGGCAACGGCCTGAGCAACCAGCTGAGCGTCCATCTCGGGGTTCTTGACCTCGAGGATGTTCAGCTGGACCTGCTTGCCCGTGAGCTTCTCGAGGTCACCGCGGATGCGGTCGGCCTCGGCGCCACGGCGGCCGATGACGATGCCGGGACGCGCGGTGTGGATGTCCACCCGCACGCGGTCACGGGTGCGCTCGATCTCAACCTTCGAGATGCCGGCGCGCTCCATGCCGGACGTCATCATCCGACGGATGGCGACGTCTTCCTTGACGTAGTCCTTGTACAGCTTGTCGGCGTACCAACGGGACTTGAAGTCCGTGGTGATGCCGAGCCGGAACCCATGCGGGTTAACCTTCTGGCCCATTACCGGGTTCCTTCCTTGCTGCTGACGACCACGGTGATGTGGCTGGTCCGCTTACGGATCCGGTAGGCACGGCCCTGGGCACGCGGACGGAACCGCTTCAGGGTCGGGCCCTCATCCACAAACGCCTCGCTGATGATCAGCGAAGAGGCGTCCGTGTGGTCGTAGTTGTGTGCAGCGTTGGCAATGGCGCTGTCCAGCACCTTGCCAACCGGCACGCTCGCGGCCTGCGGGGCGAAACGCAGGACCGCCTGAGCCTCCGTGGCGTCCATGCCACGGATAAGGTCCACCACTCGGCGGGCCTTCATGGGCGTGACGCGGATGTACCGCGCCTGGGCCCTGGCTTCCATGGTTGTCCTTCCAGTGTCTGTCATGGTCATTCCACCCCGCTACTAGCGGCGCTTCGACTTCCGGTCGTCCTTCACGTGACCCCGGAAGGTGCGCGTCGGCGAGAACTCGCCGAGCTTGTGGCCGACCATCGACTCGGTGACAAACACCGGAATGTGGGTCTTGCCGTTGTGCACCGCGATCGTGTGGCCGAGCATGGCCGGGATGATCATCGAGCGACGGGACCAGGTCTTGATGACGTTCTTGGTACCGGCTTCGTTCTGTACGTCCACCTTCTTTACGAGGTGTCCGTCGACGAAGGGTCCCTTCTTGAGACTGCGCGGCATCTAAACCCGCTCCTAGCGCTTCTTGTTCGTCTTGCGGCGGCGGACGATGTACTTGCTCGAAGCCTTCTTCGGCGAGCGAGTACGACCCTCCTTCTGACCCCACGGGGAGACCGGGTGGCGACCACCGGAGGTCTTACCCTCACCACCACCGTGCGGGTGGTCAACCGGGTTCATCGCCACACCGCGGACGGTCGGGCGGACGCCGAGCCAGCGCTTGCGGCCGGCCTTGCCCCAGTTGATGTTCGACTGCTCGGCGTTGCCGACCTCGCCGATCGTGGCGCGGCAGCGCGCGTCGACGAGACGGATCTCACCGGACGGCATACGAAGGTGGGCCATCGTGCCCTCCTTCGCCAGCAGCTGCACGGAGGCACCAGCGGAGCGGGCGAACTTGGCGCCGCCACCGGGACGGATCTCGATCGCGTGGATCGTGGTACCGACCGGGATGTTGCGGAGCGCCAGGTTGTTGCCGGGCTTGATGTCCGCGCCGGGGCCGTTCTCGACGCGGTCACCCTGCGTCAGACCCTTGGGGGCGATGATGTAGCGCTTCTCGCCGTCCACGTAGTGGAGCAGCGCGATGCGCGCCGTGCGGTTCGGGTCGTACTCGATGTGCGCGACCTTGGCCGGCACGCCGTCCTTGTCGTGACGACGGAAGTCGATCACACGGTAGGCGCGCTTGTGTCCACCACCCTGGTGGCGAACGGTGATCCGACCGGTGTTGTTACGGCCGCCCTTGCTGTGCAGGGGGCGAACCAGCGACTTCTCCGGCGTGGACCGCGTGATCTCGACGAAGTCGGCTACGGAGGAGCCACGACGGCCCGGCGTAGTCGGCTTGTACTTGCGGATTCCCATTTCTCAGTCCTCGTCCGATTCCGGACGATCCAGACCGCCCTTAGGCGGTCGGACCGCCGAAGATGTCGATACGGTTGCCCTCAGCAAGGGTCACGATGGCGCGCTTGGTGTCCTTGCGCTTGCCGAAACCGGCCTTGGTGCGCTTGCGCTTACCCTGGCGGTTGATCGTGTTGACCCCGGTGACCTTGACCGAGAAGACCGCCTCGACGGCCTGCTTGATCTGGGTCTTGTTGGAGCCAGGCGCGACGATGAACGTGTACTTGTTCTCGTCCAGCAGGGCGTAGCTCTTCTCCGAGACGACCGGCTTGATCAGGATGTCGCGCGGGTCCGAGAAGGTCTTGCTGGTGACGACGGCCTCAGTCATCAGGCGTCGCTCCCTTCGGTCTCAGCGGTCTGGGGGCCAGACACGAAGGACTCGAGGGCGGCCTTGGTGAAGACCACGTCGTCGGAGACGATCACGTCGTACGTGTTGAGCTGGCCCGGCTCCAGGATGTGCACCTGGGGCAGGTTACGAGCGGACAGCCACGCGGCCTCGTCGGAGCGCTCGACGACCAGGAGCAGGTTCTTGCGCTCCGAGATCTTGCCGAACAGCGTCTTCGCGGCCTTGGTGGAGATGTCACCCTCGACCACGCCGGTCACGACGTGGATGCGGGAGTGGGTGGCCCGGTCCGAGAGGGCACCGCGGAGGGCGGCGACCTTCATCTTCTTGGGGGTCCGCTGCGAGTAGTCACGCGGCTGGGGGCCGTGAACGACGCCACCGCCGACGAACTGCGGGGCGCGGGTCGAACCCTGGCGAGCGCGGCCGGTGCCCTTCTGGCGGTAAGGCTTCTTGCCACCACCACGGACTTCGCCACGACGCTTGGTCTTGTGCGTGCCCTGACGGGCCGCGGCCAGCTGCGCGACGACGACCTGGTGGATCAGCGGAACGCTGACCTTGGCGCCGAAGATCTCCTCGGGGAGCTCGACGGTCCCGGTCTTGTCGCCTGCCGGCGAAAGGATGTCAATGGTGCTCATCGGTTCCTCAAACCCCCTTGGCCGCAGTGCGGACCAGGACGAGGCCACCGTTAGGGCCGGGGACGGCGCCCTTGATGAGCAGCAGACCCTTCTCGGCGTCAACGGCGTGGACGGTCAGGTTCTGGGTGGTCACACGCTCGTTGCCCATGCGACCGGCCATCTTCATGCCCTTGAAGACACGACCCGGGGTGGCACAGCCACCGATGGAGCCGGGCTTACGGTGCACGCGGTGGGCACCGTGCGACGCCTTGCCACCACGGAAGTTGTGGCGCTTCATGACACCGGCGAAGCCCTTGCCCTTGCTCTTACCGGTGACGTCGACCTTCACGCCGGCCTCGAAGAGCTCGGCGGTGATCTCCTGGCCGAGCGTGTACTCGGAGGCGTCAGCGGTGCGGAGCTCCACCAGGTGGCGGCGCGGGGTGACGTCAGCCTTGGCGAAGTGACCCTTGAGGGGCTTGTTCACCTTGCGAGGGTCGATCTCGCCGAAGGCGATCTGGACCGACTCGTAGCCGTCGACGTCGTTCGTACGCACCTGGGTCACGACATTGGGGCCGGCCTTGACGACGGTCACCGGGACGACCCGGTTGTTCTCGTCCCAGACCTGCGTCATGCCGAGCTTCTCGCCCAGGATGCCCTTGATGTTCTTAGCCATCTCGCGCGCCCTCAGAGCTTGATCTCGATGTCAACGCCCGCCGGGAGGTCGAGACGCATGAGCGAGTCAACCGTCTTCGGCGTGGGGTCGAGGATGTCGATGAGGCGCTTGTGCGTGCGCATCTCGAAGTGCTCGCGCGAGTCCTTGTACTTGTGCGGCGACTTGATGACGCAGTACACGTTCTTCTCAGTGGGCAGCGGCACCGGGCCCGCGACCGACGCACCAGTGCGGGTCACCGTCTCGACGATCTTCTTCGCCGAGGAGTCGATGACCTCGTGGTCGTAGGCCTTGAGCCGGATGCGGATCTTCTGTCCCGCCATGGCTACTAGTAGTCCTTTGTCTCGTAACGCTCTGGAACCCGATCGGCTTCGCTTATTGAAAAGCGTTGTCGTGTCTCCGACCCACGCGGTCGGGCGTGTCGCACTCCCTCTACGCAGAAATCCCTGAGGATTTCCCAACCAAGGGGGCACGGTCGCCATGAACCGCGGGCCGGGGGCAAAACACCCACCGGGTGCCTGGTCTGCACCCCGCTGACGCTTCCCAGAAGATTCCCGTACGTCCGCTCCTGAGAAGGAGCGACGAGTACTGTGGGACTCGCTTCCGGTCCTCCCGACGGGAGGCGCGCAGCATCGGCACTCAACCGAGCAACCCCGACAGTCTGCCATACGGGGCCATCCGGCCGCCAATCGGGAGCGAAGACTGTACCCCACGTCACGTCAGGCCATGCGCCGGGGCGCACGCGGCCAGGTCGCCCGCCCCCCTTCCCCTCTCATCCCAAGCGCCGTGCCCGCTCGGTGAGATGACGACGCTCGGGGGCGCTGGTCGTACGGCGTGCCGCCTCCCGGTAGACCTCCGCCGCCGTCTCCGGGTCGCCGAGGAGTTCGAGCAGATGGGCCCGGGTGGCCAGCAGCCGGTGGTGCCGGGCCGTCCTCTTGTCCCGCGCGAGCTCGTCCAGGAGGGCGAGACCGGCCGCCGGTCCGTGGACCATCGCGACGGCCACCGCGCGGTTGAGGGTGATCATCGGGTTCGGCCCGGTCCGCTCCAGGAGCTCGTAGAGCGCGAGGATCTGCGGCCAGTCGGTGGCCTCGGCGGTCTCCGCCTCGTCGTGGACGGCCGCGATCGCCGCCTGGAGCTGGTAAGGGCCCACCTGGCCCCGGGGCAGAGTGCGGCTGATCAGCGTGACGCCCTCCGCGACGAGCCTGCCGTCCCACCTCCCCCGGTCCTGCTCCGCGAGCGGCACCAGCTCTCCGTGCGGTCCCGTCCGGGCCGGCCTGCGGGCGTCGGTGAGCAGCATCAGGGCCAGCAGGCCCGCCGTCTCGGTGTCCTCGGGCACCAGTCGGTGGAGCAGCCGCGCCAGCCGGATCGCCTCCGTGGACAGCTCGGGCGCGGTGAGCTCGTCGCCGCCGCTGGCCGTGTAGCCCTCGTTGAAGACGAGGTAGAGCACGTGCCGGACCTCGGCGAGACGGGCCGTGCGGTCCTCCGGGGGCAGCGTGAGCGACCCGCCCGCCGCCTTGATCGTCTGCTTGGCCCGGCTGATGCGCTGCGCCATCGTCGACTCGGGGACGAGGAAGGCGGCGGCGATCTGCGCGGTGGTGAGGCCGCCGACCGCGCGCAGGGTGAGCGCGATGCGGCTGGGCGGGGAGAGGTCCGGGTGACAGCAGAGGAAGAGCAGGGCGAGCGAGTCGTCCCGGTCGGCGCCCGGCTCCTCCTCGTCGGCGGCGTGCGCGAGGAGTTCCGAGGCGGGGGTGGCGAGGGCGAGAGCGTCCTCGCGGCGGCGCCGCGCGGCCTCGCTGCGGACCTGGTCGACGAGCTTGCGGGAGGCGACGGTGACCAGCCAGCCGCGCGGGTTGTCCGGGACGCCTTCCCCGGGCCACTGCCGGGCGGCGGCGATCAGGGCCTCCTGGACGGCGTCCTCGCAGGTGTCGAAGCTGCCGTACCGGCGGACGAGCACGCCGAGGACCTGCGGCGCGTACGTGCGCAGCAGGTCCTCGATGTCGGTGGGGCCGCTCACACGTCCGCCGCGGACTCGTGCAGGACCGGCCACAGCTCGACGGGGTCGACGTCCGCGAAGGGCATGTCCGCGGCGATCTGCTGGGCCCGCTCCAGGCTGTCGCAGTCGAGCAGGTAGAAGCTGGCCAGGTACTCCTTGGTCTCCAGGTAGGGGCCGTCGGTGACCGCGGGGGCGCCGCCCTCACGGCGTACGAGCTGGGCGGCGGCCGCGTCGGCGAGTCCGTACGCGCCGATCAGCTCACCGCTCTCCCGGTACTTCCGGTTGAAGGCGTCCTGGCGGGCGATCGCCTCGGGCCAGGCCTCGGCCGGGAAGGAGTCCCACTTGGCCTGGTTGCCGTAGATCATCGCGACGTACTTCATCTCGGGTGTCCTCCCCGTCCCGCGCGCCCCTGTGGCGTGCCGTCACCCGTTGGTCGGAGCCGACAGCGGGTCCTCGACATGATCGACAGAGATCTTCGGAGATCTTTTTCCGGTGGCCGAATCCTGCCACTCGGCGGCCCGTCCACACACAACCCCGAGCATCGAATATTCGTCTTGCTGAGGACCGCACAGCCCAGGGGACGGACCGCGTACGTGACCACAGCACCCCGTCGGCGGGCGGTTCTCGCCGCCGCCCTCGCCGTCACCTCGGCCGTCGCCGGGTGTTCCGTGCCCGAGCCGCGCAGGACCGCCCCGACCGTCGACCCCGCGCCCGGCAAGCCGATCGCCTCCGCGCGGACCCGGCGGGCGCTGCTCCTGCAGGTCGCCGCGCACCCGGACGACGACCTGTACTTCATGAACCCCGACACCCAGCGCCTCCTCGACGCCGGGGTCCCGCTCGTCTCCGTGTACGTGACCGCCGGCGAGCACACCGGCCGGAACCGGATCAAGGGGATGCCGGACACTCCCCCGGACCGCGCCGCCTACTCCTCGTCGCGCCACCAGGGCCTGCGCCAGTCGTACGCGGCGGCGCTCGGCCTGCCGATGTTCACGCCCTGGCGGCGGGAGGTGCTCACGCTCCCCGACGGCCGGCGGGCGGAGACGGACACGCTCACGCACGGTGGACGCCGCATAGAGCTGGTCTTCCTCAACCTGCCCATGCACACCAACCGGCGCTACATGGCCCTGCCCGCGCTCTGGCACGACCGTGCCCTGGAGCTGCGGACCCATCTGTCGACCGGTTCGCCCGTCACCCGCTCGGACACCTACGACTACGACCAGCTGGTCGGCGTCCTCGTCGGGCTGCTCCGCCGCTACCGGCCCACGGTGGTGCACACCCTCGACCCGGATCCGGACGTCCAGACCGGCGACGAGGCCACCCGCAGGCGGGACTCCGAGCAGCCCGGCTACTCGGACCACGGGGACCACACGGCGGTCGCCTCCTTCACCTGGGCGGCGCTGAGCCGCTGGGTCTCGGACGCGGTCCGGGACGGCAACCCGATACCGGCGTTCACGACGACCGCCTTCCGCGGCTACTACAACCGCCACTGGCCCAAGAACCTCCCCCCGCAGGTGCTCGAGGAGAAGGCCGCGCGCCTCGTCCCGTACGGCGGGGACCCCTCCTGGGAGTGCGGAAACCCCTCGGGCTGCGGCGACTACGGCGTCGGCGGCGACCGGCCGCTCACCAACCGCAAGGGCTGGGTCCGCTCCACCCACCACCGCTGGCCGTCCGCGGGCCCGGCGCTCGCCGAGGAGCCGGACGGCCGCCTCACCGCGTACGGCGTGCTGGGTCTGCGCGCCGTCCGCTGGCGGGAGACCGCACCCGGCGTCTGGAGCGAGCCGGTGGACCTCGGCGGCGGGCCGCTCGCACCCGCGCTCGGCTCGGCGGTGCTCGGCGACGGCCGGGTGCTGCTCTTCGGGGTGCGGTTCGCCGCGATCGACGGACACGGCGGGTCGAACCGGCGCGAGCTGGTGCTCCTGGAGCAGCGCTCCCCCGGCGGCCCGTTCCTGGCCTGGCGCGGGCTCGGCAATCCGGAGCGCGGCGACGACCGCGGCCGCCGGGTCGGCGCCCCGGTGGCGGTCA is part of the Streptomyces sp. NBC_00250 genome and harbors:
- the rpsC gene encoding 30S ribosomal protein S3, whose protein sequence is MGQKVNPHGFRLGITTDFKSRWYADKLYKDYVKEDVAIRRMMTSGMERAGISKVEIERTRDRVRVDIHTARPGIVIGRRGAEADRIRGDLEKLTGKQVQLNILEVKNPEMDAQLVAQAVAEQLSSRVSFRRAMRKSMQGTMKAGAKGIKIQCGGRLGGAEMSRSEFYREGRVPLHTLRANVDYGFFEAKTTFGRIGVKVWIYKGDVKNIAEVRAENAAARAGNRPARGAGAGDRPAGRGGRGGERGGRGRKPQQQSAPAAEAPKADAPAAAAAPAESTGTEA
- the rplD gene encoding 50S ribosomal protein L4, with the translated sequence MSTIDILSPAGDKTGTVELPEEIFGAKVSVPLIHQVVVAQLAAARQGTHKTKRRGEVRGGGKKPYRQKGTGRARQGSTRAPQFVGGGVVHGPQPRDYSQRTPKKMKVAALRGALSDRATHSRIHVVTGVVEGDISTKAAKTLFGKISERKNLLLVVERSDEAAWLSARNLPQVHILEPGQLNTYDVIVSDDVVFTKAALESFVSGPQTAETEGSDA
- the rpsS gene encoding 30S ribosomal protein S19 — protein: MPRSLKKGPFVDGHLVKKVDVQNEAGTKNVIKTWSRRSMIIPAMLGHTIAVHNGKTHIPVFVTESMVGHKLGEFSPTRTFRGHVKDDRKSKRR
- the rpsQ gene encoding 30S ribosomal protein S17, with the protein product MSESNVTEKTERNARKVREGLVVSDKMDKTVVVAVEDRVKHALYGKVIRRTNKLKAHDEQNAAGIGDRVLLMETRKLSATKHWRVIEILEKAK
- the rplC gene encoding 50S ribosomal protein L3; its protein translation is MAKNIKGILGEKLGMTQVWDENNRVVPVTVVKAGPNVVTQVRTNDVDGYESVQIAFGEIDPRKVNKPLKGHFAKADVTPRRHLVELRTADASEYTLGQEITAELFEAGVKVDVTGKSKGKGFAGVMKRHNFRGGKASHGAHRVHRKPGSIGGCATPGRVFKGMKMAGRMGNERVTTQNLTVHAVDAEKGLLLIKGAVPGPNGGLVLVRTAAKGV
- a CDS encoding RNA polymerase sigma factor — protein: MSGPTDIEDLLRTYAPQVLGVLVRRYGSFDTCEDAVQEALIAAARQWPGEGVPDNPRGWLVTVASRKLVDQVRSEAARRRREDALALATPASELLAHAADEEEPGADRDDSLALLFLCCHPDLSPPSRIALTLRAVGGLTTAQIAAAFLVPESTMAQRISRAKQTIKAAGGSLTLPPEDRTARLAEVRHVLYLVFNEGYTASGGDELTAPELSTEAIRLARLLHRLVPEDTETAGLLALMLLTDARRPARTGPHGELVPLAEQDRGRWDGRLVAEGVTLISRTLPRGQVGPYQLQAAIAAVHDEAETAEATDWPQILALYELLERTGPNPMITLNRAVAVAMVHGPAAGLALLDELARDKRTARHHRLLATRAHLLELLGDPETAAEVYREAARRTTSAPERRHLTERARRLG
- the rpmC gene encoding 50S ribosomal protein L29, whose product is MSAGTKASELRELGNEELLNKLREAKEELFNLRFQAATGQLENHGRLKSVRKDIARIYTLMRERELGIETVENA
- the rplB gene encoding 50S ribosomal protein L2, producing MGIRKYKPTTPGRRGSSVADFVEITRSTPEKSLVRPLHSKGGRNNTGRITVRHQGGGHKRAYRVIDFRRHDKDGVPAKVAHIEYDPNRTARIALLHYVDGEKRYIIAPKGLTQGDRVENGPGADIKPGNNLALRNIPVGTTIHAIEIRPGGGAKFARSAGASVQLLAKEGTMAHLRMPSGEIRLVDARCRATIGEVGNAEQSNINWGKAGRKRWLGVRPTVRGVAMNPVDHPHGGGEGKTSGGRHPVSPWGQKEGRTRSPKKASSKYIVRRRKTNKKR
- the rplW gene encoding 50S ribosomal protein L23; this translates as MTEAVVTSKTFSDPRDILIKPVVSEKSYALLDENKYTFIVAPGSNKTQIKQAVEAVFSVKVTGVNTINRQGKRKRTKAGFGKRKDTKRAIVTLAEGNRIDIFGGPTA
- the rplP gene encoding 50S ribosomal protein L16, with protein sequence MLIPRRVKHRKQHHPKRSGMSKGGTQVAFGEYGIQALTPAYVTNRQIEAARIAMTRHIKRGGKVWINIYPDRPLTKKPAETRMGSGKGSPEWWIANVKPGRVMFELSYPNEKIAREALTRAAHKLPMKCKIVKREAGEL
- the rpsJ gene encoding 30S ribosomal protein S10 — protein: MAGQKIRIRLKAYDHEVIDSSAKKIVETVTRTGASVAGPVPLPTEKNVYCVIKSPHKYKDSREHFEMRTHKRLIDILDPTPKTVDSLMRLDLPAGVDIEIKL
- a CDS encoding YciI family protein, giving the protein MKYVAMIYGNQAKWDSFPAEAWPEAIARQDAFNRKYRESGELIGAYGLADAAAAQLVRREGGAPAVTDGPYLETKEYLASFYLLDCDSLERAQQIAADMPFADVDPVELWPVLHESAADV
- the rplV gene encoding 50S ribosomal protein L22, with translation MEARAQARYIRVTPMKARRVVDLIRGMDATEAQAVLRFAPQAASVPVGKVLDSAIANAAHNYDHTDASSLIISEAFVDEGPTLKRFRPRAQGRAYRIRKRTSHITVVVSSKEGTR
- a CDS encoding PIG-L family deacetylase, coding for MTTAPRRRAVLAAALAVTSAVAGCSVPEPRRTAPTVDPAPGKPIASARTRRALLLQVAAHPDDDLYFMNPDTQRLLDAGVPLVSVYVTAGEHTGRNRIKGMPDTPPDRAAYSSSRHQGLRQSYAAALGLPMFTPWRREVLTLPDGRRAETDTLTHGGRRIELVFLNLPMHTNRRYMALPALWHDRALELRTHLSTGSPVTRSDTYDYDQLVGVLVGLLRRYRPTVVHTLDPDPDVQTGDEATRRRDSEQPGYSDHGDHTAVASFTWAALSRWVSDAVRDGNPIPAFTTTAFRGYYNRHWPKNLPPQVLEEKAARLVPYGGDPSWECGNPSGCGDYGVGGDRPLTNRKGWVRSTHHRWPSAGPALAEEPDGRLTAYGVLGLRAVRWRETAPGVWSEPVDLGGGPLAPALGSAVLGDGRVLLFGVRFAAIDGHGGSNRRELVLLEQRSPGGPFLAWRGLGNPERGDDRGRRVGAPVAVTAPDGRVHLFVRNADKGVSTLVRSADGSWSPWRTLPGTAEVQDGLAVSLDAAGRVHLHAAGRESVRHWVDGVERPEPLPLSGSTVAAAGGELYYRRPASGELLGPTGDAGLDGYGGVVAARSAALGTVLLGTDARGRVRMRAGGRLRTRTAGPSAVSAALHLGTGRATVVGLGADGHPWSWRP